A stretch of Paludisphaera borealis DNA encodes these proteins:
- a CDS encoding BlaI/MecI/CopY family transcriptional regulator: MARESIDDLGELQKAVMESVWELGEGTVQQVRDRLDREPQPAYTTVLSVMQKLEKAGWLSHRPEGRSYVYLPTRSRDEAGSSTLRTFIDRAFRGDPMLLFQRLLDDKQLSEHDLSEIKRMIDQKRRKEGRHV, from the coding sequence ATGGCCCGTGAATCGATCGACGATCTGGGCGAGCTTCAAAAGGCGGTGATGGAATCCGTCTGGGAGCTGGGCGAGGGGACGGTGCAGCAGGTGCGCGACCGGCTCGACCGCGAGCCGCAGCCGGCTTACACGACGGTCCTCTCGGTGATGCAGAAGCTGGAGAAGGCCGGCTGGCTGAGCCACCGGCCAGAGGGGAGGAGCTACGTCTACCTCCCCACCAGGAGCCGCGACGAGGCCGGCTCGTCGACGCTCCGCACGTTCATCGACCGCGCCTTTCGGGGCGATCCCATGCTCCTGTTTCAGCGCCTGCTCGACGACAAGCAGTTGAGCGAACACGACCTGTCGGAAATCAAGCGGATGATCGACCAGAAGCGGCGAAAGGAGGGACGTCATGTTTGA